From the genome of Pseudomonas mohnii:
ACGTGAGCGGCAACTCAAAGACCCACGACTTCAAGGACGAGCGCGAAGCACTGGTTTCCGGCCAGAATCCCTTCGTGGCCGTACTGAGTTGCTCTGACTCGCGTATCGCACCCGAATACGCATTTGATACCGCGCGAGGTGATCTTTTCGCCATACGCGTTGCCGGTAACTTCGTTACCGACGAAGGACTGGCAAGCATTGAATACGGCGTCGCCGTGCTCGGTGCACCACTGATTCTCGTACTGGGACACGAAAGTTGCGGCGCCATCGAAGCCGGCATAAAAGCCGTCAAAGACCACACCGTATTCCCAGGGCATATTCCGAAACTGACTGACGCACTCAAGTCATCTGTCGAGACCGTCCTCAAACAACCAGGGGATCTGGTGGAAAATGCGACCGTGCAAAATGTCAAAAACTCGGTCGAACGCCTCAAGAAGGCCACGCCCCTGCTGACTGATGCGCTGAGCAAAGGCAAATTGAAAATAGTGGGCGGCATCTATCGCCTGGCGACCGGAAAAGTCGAGCTGATCGCCT
Proteins encoded in this window:
- a CDS encoding carbonic anhydrase is translated as MCESCDSNSAPPTNDRRRFLRLAGLGAGALLLAGALPNRIIQAAEKTSTPPKPQNAINPDEALQRLIQGNERYVSGNSKTHDFKDEREALVSGQNPFVAVLSCSDSRIAPEYAFDTARGDLFAIRVAGNFVTDEGLASIEYGVAVLGAPLILVLGHESCGAIEAGIKAVKDHTVFPGHIPKLTDALKSSVETVLKQPGDLVENATVQNVKNSVERLKKATPLLTDALSKGKLKIVGGIYRLATGKVELIA